The genomic region TCCAGGCCCACGATACAAAGATACCAGACACAACGTTGGGTTTATGGTGTTAGATGAGCTTGCACATAAATATCATGCAACCGCCTGGAAAGAAGCCGACAAAGCAAGCTCGTGCCAAATCACCCTCTCGCTCCCCAGCGGGCAACTACACACAATTACTCTTTTAAAACCCCTTTCTGGCATGAATGTTTCTGGCATTCACATTAAACCTTTTTTAAAAAACGGTATAAAGCCTGAACAAATTGCCTTGTGTTACGATGAGATGGAAAAACCCTTTGGCAAAAGCATGATTCGCTTTGCCGGAAGCGCTCGCGGCCACAACGGCGTGCGATCAGCAATCGAACAAATCGGGCCTCATTTTTGGCAACTACGCTTTGGAATCGCTCGGCCTGCAGAAAAAAGCATGGTAGCAGACTACGTTCTTTCGCCATTTACTGCAGAAGAAAAAATTGACCTGGCATCAAAAATAGATGATTGCCTTGCAATTTTAGGTCTCTAAAAAGACATACCGAATAATTTTTTATTCATTTTTTAAAAAAAAGGGTGAAAAAATACTTTTCTCTAAAAAACCAACAACAATCTCAATGATTCTTTAACCTAAAAAGAAAATGACTACAAAAACCCTAAGAAACCTATGAAATTTTTCCATTCCTTAAAATTAGCCTTAATCTTTCTGCTGCTTACCCCCACTCTTCATGCAACACAGATTTCTCGCGTCTCTCAAGCTGCACAGCTGATTTCGGGCACCTCGCACAATTATTTACACTCAAGCGATGCGCCAGCTCACTGCGCTCTAACACTCTGCGCATATGTTGCTTCTCGCGCAAACCTTAGATTCGAACAACAAAGCAGAGG from Candidatus Dependentiae bacterium harbors:
- a CDS encoding aminoacyl-tRNA hydrolase: MDHKFSNIADLKLIVGLGNPGPRYKDTRHNVGFMVLDELAHKYHATAWKEADKASSCQITLSLPSGQLHTITLLKPLSGMNVSGIHIKPFLKNGIKPEQIALCYDEMEKPFGKSMIRFAGSARGHNGVRSAIEQIGPHFWQLRFGIARPAEKSMVADYVLSPFTAEEKIDLASKIDDCLAILGL